One window of the Populus nigra chromosome 4, ddPopNigr1.1, whole genome shotgun sequence genome contains the following:
- the LOC133690986 gene encoding uncharacterized protein LOC133690986 isoform X1 produces the protein MAYASHLIKHSKKLRNVSSLMRHEHAGLVRWLSNDFHVSGGKRNVIEELNVQENMNFDKGISRPKLKTTWAKQAEVIKEPYMCSPLQNLLLFFPGCVSADESGNRLFLSDSNHHRIIVSDGNGKILDSIGSGPGFEDGEFESAKLARPAASFYDDEEDCLYIVDSENHAIRRADLESRVLETVYPKSFSKKNNSIWTWIMDKLGSRINVDAKSEEFDSQPLVFPWHLLKSVDNTFLIISRSFEALWVIDLVSGEMKECIKGFPNILETCGQLITGKVSLLKQLPIDYLKQQTDVNCSLKEFPYATLVSNLTTFENDIVLCDTVAHRVLKISRESGACSNFQLSNFGILGLPFWLSFPVERVYSVAGASADHIEHVSLLPGRVDIRLNIDIPMDTELVEPLQEGCIWRQARGSATVILGAEDVVGSSEKAGVSQQWYDELDNLAFSTPGLEVATEEDSATSDVNYEDERLHIDCAVNTSPGTSELIIHAALYLKLRRHLDLEEGGQQKHAARIADILNPGRGEGLEKDSCIQLLLKSNCNLRDLIFVKPLHLRINLDTLDHPKADNSKDIILTDSAIEVNVSL, from the exons ATGGCGTATGCTTCTCATCTAATTAAGCATTCAAAAAAG TTACGAAATGTTTCCAGCTTAATGCGGCATGAGCATGCCGGATTGGTGCGTTGGTTATCAAATGATTTTCACGTCTCCGGTGGTAAAAGAAATG TTATTGAGGAGTTAAATGTGCAAGAAAACATGAACTTTGACAAAGGGATTTCTAGGCCCAAATTGAAAACCACCTGGGCAAAACAAGCTGAAGTTATCAAAGAACCTTACATGTGCTCTCCTCTCCAGAACctacttctttttttcccag GATGTGTTTCTGCGGATGAAAGTGGCAACCGCCTGTTCCTTTCTGACAGCAATCATCATCGCATTATTGTATCTGATGGCAATGGAAAGATTCTGGATTCG ATTGGTTCTGGCCCAGGATTTGAGGATGGAGAATTTGAGTCTGCCAAGCTAGCACGTCCTGCAGCTTCCTTTTATGATGATGAGGAGGATTGCCTGTATATTGTAGATTCAGAA AACCATGCCATCAGGAGAGCTGATCTGGAGAGTCGGGTTTTAGAGACAGTTTATCCAAAAAGCTtcagtaagaaaaataatagtatttggACCTGGATTATGGATAAGCTGGGTTCTAGAATTAATGTTGATGCAAAATCTGAAGAATTTGATTCACAGCCTCTGGTGTTCCCTTGGCACCTGTTGAAGTCCGTGGATAATACTTTCTTAATCATCAGCCGTAG CTTTGAAGCTCTGTGGGTCATAGATTTAGTGTCAGGAGAGATGAAAGAATGCATCAAAG GATTTCCCAACATTTTGGAGACTTGTGGACAGTTGATCACAGGGAAAGTATCCCTTTTGAAACAGCTACCAATTGATTACTTGAAACAGCAGACTGATGTCAACTGTTCACTGAAGGAATTTCCATATGCTACTCTCGTATCAAACTTAACAACCTTTGAGAATGACATTGTCTTGTGTGACACAG TTGCACATAGAGTTCTTAAAATAAGTAGAGAATCCGGTGCCTGTTCGAACTTCCAGTTATCAAATTTTGGGATTCTTGGATTACCTTTCTGGCTATCATTCCCTGTGGAGAGAGTTTATTCTGT TGCTGGAGCATCGGCCGATCATATTGAGCACGTCAGCTTGTTACCAG GAAGGGTTGACATAAGGTTAAATATAGACATCCCTATGGATACCGAGCTTGTTGAACCATTACAAGAAGGATGTATATGGCGCCAGGCAAGAGGGTCTGCTACAGTCATCTTAGGAGCAGAAGATGTAGTGGGATCCTCAGAGAAG GCTGGTGTTTCCCAACAGTGGTATGATGAATTGGATAATCTGGCATTTTCAACTCCTGGATTAGAGGTGGCTACTGAAGAGGATAGTGCAACCTCTGATGTCAATTACGAGGATGAGAGACTCCATATTGATTGCGCAGTCAACACTAGTCCCGGGACAAGTGAG CTTATTATACATGCGGCACTGTATCTAAAACTAAGAAGGCATCTTGATCTGGAAGAGGGTGGACAGCAGAAACATGCCGCGAGGATAGCTGATATTTTGAACCCTGGAAGAGGTGAAGGACTGGAAAAAGATTCATGCATTCAGCTCTTGTTAAAATCGAACTGTAATTTGAGAGACCTCATCTTTGTGAAACCCTTGCATTTGAGGATAAATTTGGATACCCTGGATCACCCAAAAGCTGATAATTCAAAAGATATCATCTTAACAGACTCTGCCATTGAAGTCAATGTATCTCTCTAG
- the LOC133690986 gene encoding uncharacterized protein LOC133690986 isoform X2, whose amino-acid sequence MAYASHLIKHSKKLRNVSSLMRHEHAGLVRWLSNDFHVSGGKRNGCVSADESGNRLFLSDSNHHRIIVSDGNGKILDSIGSGPGFEDGEFESAKLARPAASFYDDEEDCLYIVDSENHAIRRADLESRVLETVYPKSFSKKNNSIWTWIMDKLGSRINVDAKSEEFDSQPLVFPWHLLKSVDNTFLIISRSFEALWVIDLVSGEMKECIKGFPNILETCGQLITGKVSLLKQLPIDYLKQQTDVNCSLKEFPYATLVSNLTTFENDIVLCDTVAHRVLKISRESGACSNFQLSNFGILGLPFWLSFPVERVYSVAGASADHIEHVSLLPGRVDIRLNIDIPMDTELVEPLQEGCIWRQARGSATVILGAEDVVGSSEKAGVSQQWYDELDNLAFSTPGLEVATEEDSATSDVNYEDERLHIDCAVNTSPGTSELIIHAALYLKLRRHLDLEEGGQQKHAARIADILNPGRGEGLEKDSCIQLLLKSNCNLRDLIFVKPLHLRINLDTLDHPKADNSKDIILTDSAIEVNVSL is encoded by the exons ATGGCGTATGCTTCTCATCTAATTAAGCATTCAAAAAAG TTACGAAATGTTTCCAGCTTAATGCGGCATGAGCATGCCGGATTGGTGCGTTGGTTATCAAATGATTTTCACGTCTCCGGTGGTAAAAGAAATG GATGTGTTTCTGCGGATGAAAGTGGCAACCGCCTGTTCCTTTCTGACAGCAATCATCATCGCATTATTGTATCTGATGGCAATGGAAAGATTCTGGATTCG ATTGGTTCTGGCCCAGGATTTGAGGATGGAGAATTTGAGTCTGCCAAGCTAGCACGTCCTGCAGCTTCCTTTTATGATGATGAGGAGGATTGCCTGTATATTGTAGATTCAGAA AACCATGCCATCAGGAGAGCTGATCTGGAGAGTCGGGTTTTAGAGACAGTTTATCCAAAAAGCTtcagtaagaaaaataatagtatttggACCTGGATTATGGATAAGCTGGGTTCTAGAATTAATGTTGATGCAAAATCTGAAGAATTTGATTCACAGCCTCTGGTGTTCCCTTGGCACCTGTTGAAGTCCGTGGATAATACTTTCTTAATCATCAGCCGTAG CTTTGAAGCTCTGTGGGTCATAGATTTAGTGTCAGGAGAGATGAAAGAATGCATCAAAG GATTTCCCAACATTTTGGAGACTTGTGGACAGTTGATCACAGGGAAAGTATCCCTTTTGAAACAGCTACCAATTGATTACTTGAAACAGCAGACTGATGTCAACTGTTCACTGAAGGAATTTCCATATGCTACTCTCGTATCAAACTTAACAACCTTTGAGAATGACATTGTCTTGTGTGACACAG TTGCACATAGAGTTCTTAAAATAAGTAGAGAATCCGGTGCCTGTTCGAACTTCCAGTTATCAAATTTTGGGATTCTTGGATTACCTTTCTGGCTATCATTCCCTGTGGAGAGAGTTTATTCTGT TGCTGGAGCATCGGCCGATCATATTGAGCACGTCAGCTTGTTACCAG GAAGGGTTGACATAAGGTTAAATATAGACATCCCTATGGATACCGAGCTTGTTGAACCATTACAAGAAGGATGTATATGGCGCCAGGCAAGAGGGTCTGCTACAGTCATCTTAGGAGCAGAAGATGTAGTGGGATCCTCAGAGAAG GCTGGTGTTTCCCAACAGTGGTATGATGAATTGGATAATCTGGCATTTTCAACTCCTGGATTAGAGGTGGCTACTGAAGAGGATAGTGCAACCTCTGATGTCAATTACGAGGATGAGAGACTCCATATTGATTGCGCAGTCAACACTAGTCCCGGGACAAGTGAG CTTATTATACATGCGGCACTGTATCTAAAACTAAGAAGGCATCTTGATCTGGAAGAGGGTGGACAGCAGAAACATGCCGCGAGGATAGCTGATATTTTGAACCCTGGAAGAGGTGAAGGACTGGAAAAAGATTCATGCATTCAGCTCTTGTTAAAATCGAACTGTAATTTGAGAGACCTCATCTTTGTGAAACCCTTGCATTTGAGGATAAATTTGGATACCCTGGATCACCCAAAAGCTGATAATTCAAAAGATATCATCTTAACAGACTCTGCCATTGAAGTCAATGTATCTCTCTAG